A stretch of the Archangium violaceum genome encodes the following:
- a CDS encoding TetR/AcrR family transcriptional regulator, whose protein sequence is MGSDSKRERVPPPRKARRRRLASSERRSELLDAAYELLKTRGEVGLRVEDITRAAGAAKGTFYLYFESVDALLLALRERVVQEYAAAAATRLGELRVGLDWWAWMEKEVGAFIDFQVELGPLHRALFHGPVSLRPSPEGLSAEVLVAGMLHQGAALGAISVEDVETTASLVFHLIHGSADSVADGADRQRVIAATCQLLREGLRVTRER, encoded by the coding sequence ATGGGATCTGACTCGAAGCGAGAGCGCGTGCCGCCCCCAAGGAAAGCCCGTCGACGTCGCCTCGCCTCCTCCGAGCGCCGGAGCGAGCTGCTCGATGCCGCGTATGAGCTGCTCAAGACGCGAGGAGAGGTGGGGCTGCGCGTCGAGGACATCACCCGCGCCGCCGGCGCCGCGAAGGGCACCTTCTACCTGTACTTCGAGTCCGTCGACGCGCTGCTCCTCGCGCTGCGGGAGCGCGTCGTTCAGGAGTACGCCGCCGCGGCCGCCACCCGCCTCGGTGAGCTCCGCGTCGGACTCGACTGGTGGGCCTGGATGGAGAAGGAGGTCGGCGCCTTCATCGACTTCCAGGTCGAGCTCGGGCCGCTCCACCGCGCGCTCTTTCACGGGCCGGTCTCCCTGCGTCCGAGCCCGGAGGGGCTCTCGGCCGAGGTCCTCGTCGCCGGCATGCTGCATCAGGGCGCCGCGCTCGGCGCAATCTCGGTGGAGGACGTCGAGACCACGGCATCGCTCGTGTTCCACCTCATTCACGGAAGCGCGGACAGCGTCGCCGATGGAGCCGACCGCCAGCGGGTCATCGCCGCCACGTGTCAGCTTCTTCGCGAGGGTCTCCGTGTGACGCGCGAGCGCTGA
- a CDS encoding VOC family protein encodes MRFLGMRHIALRVRDVERSARFYERAFGMRRFGPAKSGGTFVPLVSPNLEDQISLSSEPESGETERTLGHPGEQGGIDHFGFIVSPGTRLEAVQEHLVACGATFLRRVDIDRRVPTLFFADPDGYVFQVSRFPRFTRLFIALLPLLNALRSRRRPQIATRH; translated from the coding sequence ATGCGGTTTCTCGGCATGCGGCACATCGCGTTGAGGGTGAGGGACGTCGAGCGGTCGGCCCGGTTCTACGAGCGAGCGTTCGGGATGCGCCGCTTCGGACCGGCCAAGAGCGGCGGAACGTTCGTTCCGCTCGTGTCCCCGAATCTCGAGGATCAGATCTCGCTGAGCAGCGAGCCGGAGTCTGGAGAGACCGAGCGGACGCTGGGGCACCCGGGAGAACAGGGGGGCATCGACCATTTCGGGTTCATCGTCTCCCCGGGGACGCGGCTCGAGGCGGTGCAGGAGCACCTCGTGGCCTGCGGAGCGACGTTCCTGCGCCGCGTCGACATCGACCGGCGCGTCCCGACGCTCTTCTTCGCCGATCCCGACGGCTACGTCTTCCAGGTGAGCCGGTTTCCCCGATTCACGAGGCTGTTCATCGCGCTGTTGCCGCTGCTGAACGCGCTCCGCTCCCGCAGGCGACCGCAGATCGCGACCCGACACTGA
- a CDS encoding alpha/beta hydrolase family protein — translation MSEPTSAANTPSAPTPVLSVSPVVLPAPGRAVDLQVRVSAPVTGSELPIILLSHGHGRSNHLSSLNGYAPLANYFAAHGFVVIQPTHLDSKTLTLDSNDPDAPLYWRARAEDMKRILDQLDAIERAVTELAGRLDRSKVAVVGHSMGGHTASLLLGARHTDPHDGTEVNLAEPRIKAGVLLAAPGRGDALSKFAAENYSFFSTIDYSRMTTPALVVAGDKDDSPHLTVAGADWHADPYFLSPSPKSLLTLFDAGHGLGGVSGYDVAETTDENPERVAAVQLLTWAYLRTALYPGDSAWQEAQNALTGVARPLGRVESK, via the coding sequence ATGAGCGAACCGACTTCCGCGGCCAACACCCCCAGCGCACCCACACCGGTCCTCTCGGTCAGCCCAGTCGTGCTGCCAGCTCCCGGCCGCGCCGTCGATCTCCAGGTGCGAGTCTCCGCGCCCGTGACCGGAAGCGAACTGCCCATCATCCTGCTCTCGCACGGCCACGGCCGCTCCAACCACCTCTCCTCATTGAACGGCTACGCCCCACTCGCCAACTACTTCGCGGCACACGGCTTCGTCGTCATCCAGCCCACCCATCTCGACTCAAAGACGCTCACCCTCGACTCCAATGATCCCGATGCGCCTCTGTACTGGCGCGCGCGGGCCGAGGACATGAAGCGCATCCTCGACCAACTCGACGCGATCGAGCGCGCCGTCACTGAGCTCGCCGGGCGCTTGGACCGAAGCAAGGTGGCCGTCGTCGGGCACTCGATGGGCGGGCACACCGCGAGCCTGCTGCTTGGCGCGCGGCACACGGATCCCCACGACGGAACGGAAGTGAACCTCGCCGAACCCCGGATCAAGGCGGGCGTGCTGCTCGCCGCGCCCGGCAGAGGCGACGCCCTCAGCAAGTTCGCAGCCGAGAACTACTCCTTCTTCTCGACCATCGACTACTCCAGGATGACGACGCCCGCGCTCGTGGTCGCCGGCGACAAGGACGACTCTCCCCACCTGACGGTCGCAGGCGCCGACTGGCACGCCGATCCATACTTCCTCTCCCCAAGCCCCAAGTCCCTGCTCACCCTGTTCGACGCAGGGCACGGGCTGGGCGGAGTCTCGGGATATGACGTCGCCGAGACCACGGACGAGAACCCCGAGCGAGTGGCTGCCGTTCAGCTTCTCACCTGGGCCTACCTCCGCACCGCGCTCTACCCCGGAGACTCCGCCTGGCAGGAAGCGCAAAACGCGCTGACGGGCGTAGCCAGGCCGCTCGGACGGGTCGAGTCCAAATAA